atatatttttaaagctTTTTTGTTTTCAGCTTGCTGTATTTTGGAAGAtttcaatctcattttttttactcTCCCTCTGATCTCTGCCTCTCTTTCTCCAGTAGCTAGTGCAAGGAGGTAGCTAGTGCAAGGAGGGAGCCAGGACATGCATTCAGAGTAAATGAGGACTGTTAAGCGATCGAGGAAGAATCTGATTCCTTTCCAGCCTTTAACAAGAACGTGCATGAGGGGAGCAAGCTTTAAAAGAGACAAGTTGCTTTCCATTTAATTATTCCTTGATCTCTCCCTTCTTtggattttgtttattttggagCCGCAGTGAGTGGTACTACCGGATCGAGGAACCAATAAAGGAATTCCACTGTGGCACTCGCACAAGGAAATCATGACTCAATGCAACGAGGGTGGTGACAACAACATAATCGTTTCTGCAAATGGCAGAGACTATCCGATTAGAACTTGTGCTACATGTGGTTATCAGATTAAATGCCAAGATAAAcaggttttaaaatttgtgtaattttttatttatttattgtaacaTCAATATTGTTTTCTCGTTTTTCAGGGGCGATttagatttattatattttttatgtgatcaaACTTCTGTGGTTTGCTGTAATAAATAATGATGCAAATATAACAATTTATAATAGGCTAGACTTCATGATTTGCCGGGGCTACCTGCGGGTGTTAAGTTTGATCCATCTGATCAAGAAATTCTTGAACACCTGGAGGGCAAGGTGCTGTCCGATCCTCGTAAGCTTCACCCTCTTCTCGATGAGTTCATCCCTACTATTGATGGAGAGAATGGAATTTGCTACACCCACCCTGAAAGGTTGCCAGGTGAATTACAGGCACCCAtacttcatctctctctctctctctctctctctctctctctctctctagctcctcacacacacacacacacacatatatgtatgtataagcACATACACATATTTTCCAATAATTCCAGTGTAAAAGTCTATATGCATGTTGTTGCGACTCTTTTAGAAAAAACATAATGaatgaaacaaacaaaaatgacaTATATATGTGGCTCATTTTCGTTTTTTCTGAATTGCAACAAACGACTTTCCTACGTTTAGAGATTTTTGGTCTCTGAAGAAGATACGGGGCAATTTTTACATAACAATGATATTAATGGACGTCGTTATGattggaattttttattttattttttattcttcttcttcttcctcctaaTTGTTCTTTACCCTTTTCCTTTCCCCTTGCCGTTCTGTTTATCATTCGGCATGCATGGCTTCAACTAGATATTTatggaaaagaataaaaaataactagcaGTTACAGCTGCCaactaaaacagaaaaaaaatgtGTACTATAATGTCTTTAATTAGGTGCTCCATCGTCATGATGCAGGAGTAAGCAAAGATGGCCAAGTCCGGCACTACTTTCACCGACCGTCGAAAGCATACACGACGGGAACTCGGAAAAGGAGAAAGGTGCACACAGACATGGAAGGTAGCGAGACGAGATGGCACAAAACAGGCAAGACCAGGCCAATTTTCGTCATTGGCAAGGTCAAAGGTTTCAAAAAGATACTCGTGCTCTACACCAACTATGGAAAGCAAAGAAAGCCTGAGAAAACCAACTGGGTAATGCACCAATACCACCTTGGAAATAATGAAGAAGAGACAGATGGAGAGTTGGTAGTGTCAAAAATTTTCTATCAAACCCAGCCGAGACAGTGCGGTTCTTTCATTAAGGAGTCGCTTTCCTCAAAATTGAAGGGACAAAATGGACATGGGAGTACTGGTCTTAGGAAAAATGGTCTCTTTGAATACTATAATTCTTCCTTGATATGCTTTGAGCAGGGCAGCCAAAATGGGTCAAGTACTCCTCGTGATCTACTTCCTCATTTCGCAGTCCATGATGtgtcttcttttatttcttgataGAAAGGATGGTAAAAAGAACTGGATGGGGATGAAGAATATCGTTCCTTGGTATGCATGCAGGATGCACAGCCaaatgtattgatatttttaaaagaaacatAAAGGTGGGAGGAATAAGGACAGTGTTTATTTTAATGAAGACCAGATCTTCTAGCTCAGACAAAAAAAAGGACTAATTATTCTAGGATATCATTGAAGATTTGGccacctccctctctctctctctctctctctctctctctctctctctctctctctctctctctctctctctctcacacacacacacacacacacattaaaGCTTGTGCATGCCTTAGACAGCTCAGGAATGTATATGCAAAAAGGCTAATGAGCTTAAAGGTGAGTGTTGGCTGTAGAAGTACTGTACAAAGATAATTCTTACCCAGAGTAGATGTGCACCTTGCATGTCATACGAAACtttgtaatgatgaaattataatgtaaattaTGTAATATGAATGTTTTTTGTGCCTATGCAAAACAGTCTGGTTGGTTCTGATGTAACACTCCATTAATCCAAACTCATGATTAAGTTGATTAGAGTCTTAATGAAAAGGGCGATATACTTTACTTACAAGATCATCATGGTTCATTTGCTTCTCTAGTAATTCCAAATCAAATCCCGTACAGTATTGGTTCGTTTACAGATTGTTTCTTATGTTTTCAACTTGAATATTAAACTCCTCATGAACTATTGAAATCCATCAAATTGTTGCCCTAATTATCTAATTATCATTAGTACTATTTCTGACGGTTAGTTatcaacaaaattaaaagattgagattgaaaaaaaatacgTCAAGACGCATAGAAAACTCTGACAATATAAAGTAATTGTAAAATTGGAACTATCCGATGAAGCTCATACGTTGAGCTCATATAGCTATGGAAATACTAAATTATGATAACTTTGCCAGATCCGAAAAgaagaatttttaattattacataaGAATTGATCAATACCTAGCTGAACAAGAGTCCTAGTCCAATTGCAAATTTGGCCAAAATTGGAATTAAAATCACTTCCAAATTAATCTCCAAGcggattttttcttaaataggCAAAAATTAATGTAAATTGATGATTTGAAGGAAACCATGATGCTCCTAGGTCCCGCTTGTGATTTGGCACAAGCCGTGACATTAGAATGTTGGTCGCATGGATCATACACCCATCACATGTGTGTGATAACAAAATGTGCTCACTTGCTCAATAAAAAGTGTACAATTGATTtgcaacataaaataaaaaggatcgTCATTAAATCTAAATAACAGTACCAGAGAAAATTAGTAACATCATAACGACATTATCCTTAAGTTACAAGTTTCAGAGTCAAAAGTTAAATAAACTTTTACAGTCATCCAGTTGACCAAGAAATTTAAACATAGCAACATAAAAGAGCAGGGAAAATCCCCGATCATCAATCTTCTTACTGTGTTGGATCTCCATGTCTATAACTACTACCAAAGTCTCCATCTACATTAAAGTCTACAATCTCGATGAGCAGAACTATAGTGGGATTACCAAtgtgagagtttgaaaaatctCATTAAGTGAAACTAAGACGcactacaataaaaataagttttagtgacagatcgatgaaactgtcacaagaaatggaaaaaacgtcacgaaatatatttggtgacggtttctgaccgtcaccaccactgtcacgtaatgtgcgccacggattacatttggtgacagtttactgtacaagcgtcactaaaaatatttttagtgacggttggggatgtgccgtttgaaataacgttcgaacgtattattttctgtgacggttagaatctgtcacaaaaaataacgttcgaacctaaaattatacgttcgaatgtaaaaaagacgagctgacatccgaacgagaaaaggtaacgtttgttgattatagttcggacgtataatgtaaacgttcgaacgtttatacgtgcgaacgttatgtTCGAATCACGAATCCaatgaaaaggaaataatgtccgaacggTTGTATCATAACGTTTGGACGTTAAtttgaatgttaagagagtagagttcgaacgtaaaatgtaCGTTCGGATTTTTgtaacgttaaactttttttaacttgggtttaaacgttcgaacgttttgttactattttgtatgattacgttcgaacgtattttcgaacgtgtaatactgttgaaacatattttatttacattcgaatgtatatatcagaaatgctaaactcatccacttaataaacaaaccaattgtttcatatcacaatacatatttcacaaccaatattgtttgaaactgttttcaaattagatgttaaaaacgtaatacagaaataaaattcatttctttttctttcctcgcccagcacgattctgttgcaatgacataacacgctccatttgcagcatcatctcccactgcacttgctcttggacctcactacggattctttcctcctggtctctttgttggtcctgcaaacgcgtctctaaatgagactgtcgctctaagagggactccaactcttgctgtctagacctcatatactcattctcgtgTCGTGTagtttctaaatctttggtaaaattattaagttgtgatgtcgatgaggttgaggaagatgaaccggaatgcttgaaagatcgtcccaaacctcttgccatactagagttgggcccaagcacctgtgaaaaaatgtccaagtcactaggagaggaatccccagaagTTGACtacatctccatcattttttcctgcagtttgaaagatcaaaacacacaataagtaacatattaaaagaaatacaaataaaaaataatttaatcacatgttacataatttatttaacaaaaggaacaccacttacataattaattgcagctgcaggatctatccactcactatgctcattagtgtgagcagcagcatagacatgaatgagggaaaagttttcagaatcatcacgtttctaagaaaatgacattagcaatttgaaaaagacagtgttagtacttatataaaagaataataagaaaaaatatgaattattgcgtttattaattaccattttttcagcaagacgatggaatgatcttgaaccagcacgatcgtgaatagtcagagcagatctattatttacatttgtagaacttaagtgctacacaAATAATTCCtaccgttaattgtaatatatgtacatacatataatataaacaacaaatataaatgtaaataattatagaaaataaatctagaatacctgatattctagagaggcaaaaagatcacaacactttatccaatcgtctaatttcatctgctggaaaggggactgtgcagcctcttcaaaagtcgcaaatttcttgaaatggtcgtgacatcgtcccttgtgatgtcggaatagtgtagccattaactcattcacagttctcaaatcctcgctacgaccaaagtcgaggtcaaattcatcctaattataaattaattatgttaaaaatatgataaactaatgtaggtaaaaaaaatgatataataagtaaactcaccagcacacaactccgaatgtgttccttaatctcattcggcacatctctccaggagcgcacataaaatggagcgcaATCTCGaactactgtgccaatataagaggaaagcgctgctgcactatcattcactcctccagtaGAATTATCaagaattgtgattttcagtttaccatgcctttgatttttctcaagtgagatgccgcgtgtatagccacgatcgcgacgagccaattgttcatcaactaatagatgatagtataattttgaaggttatatatattatttatcgaaacaaacatcttgattatatatagtattaacgtaaacattccttaacggtaggtgtcgactgtgcatcgttatctgtaatgttaacttcatctttgggaatggactcctcaggtggggagtcctcaatgggttcaggacttggactcggtggaggaggcacatttctcttttgtctttttggtggcatacttggaaatgattatatataacaaaaaaatattattagaataaatttatatttattataaaattctataatggctgtatatgaataaactttttagtacttttagtcttcatcttcggatgtattttccatgtttgtttcagaatctctctgtataacatcttcgtcatcatcatcaagctcttcttcatcatccttatccacttcccccccggattcttgttcgtcttcttcttctgactcttcttctgtacttttctcactttcttcaattgagtgataatttaatgaagacgggtcgagatggatgagtggaacgtcatctctacataaggggagcaactcgagtgcaccaaggtcaacaaataagttaataccccctcctccatcttcctggtaggcctctagatttggagtgtcatcttcatctccactattatcataatctgcactcgttcctacttcatatatatttcgagggacaaatttttgtacaactcgccaagttatctctccactatcttcatcagcacttttcattggatcaatcaagtaatagatttgagtagcttgacaagccagtatgaatggatcatctttgtaccatttagatgcagtattgacactcgtaaaatgattatccctatatatcgaatcccgaccaccacctagatcccaccaatcacatttaaagacatatgttatagacccacccacaTATTTCAATCCtttaatatcacgaatgacaccataataatcaatatcatctgttccatgactccccttgaccaagacaccacagttttgagtttttctattacgttcacggtccagagtatggaatctataacctcgaactgtgcatgcagtgtatcgaagtgctctgtttgatggaccacgggccaatgcatacaattcaaaagagactgatccaGGATCACGAGCACATTGTTCCAATatttaacaatttaaataatgtcatttattaaatattagctagagttaaaactttcatcatgtaacatatagtatagagtttagttcatacacgttgttcaaaccatccagaaaattttgactcgtgtcttgccactatatcctcgatgccttccatcttaagtttgtccatgtgctcactgtatagtataagttatcatattattttacatgacaatagttaaagttgtatataatctttagaattatctaaaccttgtacaacgacatacctgagatagtaatcaatctcctgacaattatttagtacgtaccaccgaactttacccaactctgtatcaagtaaatcgtaacctgtttgtgcacccaaaggtcgtacattctgagaaaacactgatagctcacaaggaggcggagcagcaagattagcatttcgttcttgacgaataaatcgtgtctcaacaccacgaagatataaagagaaaaatgttaaccattcatcgtgtatataggcctctgctattgaaccctcagctctggctttattcccaacagtgcgcttcagtcgacctaaatatctttcattCAGATACATTCAACGGAGCTGTACCagtccacccaacatgatctcccggggtaaatgtattgctaaatagaccatgacatcaaaaaatgacggtggaaagatttgcttaaatttacatagtatagtagcaatgtcttcttccagtttctg
The genomic region above belongs to Carya illinoinensis cultivar Pawnee chromosome 4, C.illinoinensisPawnee_v1, whole genome shotgun sequence and contains:
- the LOC122306826 gene encoding NAC domain-containing protein 73-like isoform X1; this translates as MTQCNEGGDNNIIVSANGRDYPIRTCATCGYQIKCQDKQARLHDLPGLPAGVKFDPSDQEILEHLEGKVLSDPRKLHPLLDEFIPTIDGENGICYTHPERLPGVSKDGQVRHYFHRPSKAYTTGTRKRRKVHTDMEGSETRWHKTGKTRPIFVIGKVKGFKKILVLYTNYGKQRKPEKTNWVMHQYHLGNNEEETDGELVVSKIFYQTQPRQCGSFIKESLSSKLKGQNGHGSTGLRKNGLFEYYNSSLICFEQGSQNGSSTPRDLLPHFAVHDVSSFIS
- the LOC122306826 gene encoding NAC domain-containing protein 73-like isoform X2, with the protein product MAETIRLELVLHVVIRLNAKINRLHDLPGLPAGVKFDPSDQEILEHLEGKVLSDPRKLHPLLDEFIPTIDGENGICYTHPERLPGVSKDGQVRHYFHRPSKAYTTGTRKRRKVHTDMEGSETRWHKTGKTRPIFVIGKVKGFKKILVLYTNYGKQRKPEKTNWVMHQYHLGNNEEETDGELVVSKIFYQTQPRQCGSFIKESLSSKLKGQNGHGSTGLRKNGLFEYYNSSLICFEQGSQNGSSTPRDLLPHFAVHDVSSFIS